One genomic segment of Paenibacillus xylanexedens includes these proteins:
- a CDS encoding helicase DnaB: MRMKNLHHYTEHHRYCVYREFGLSALDDRMLTGAYQPMVGAFAVGLYRLLFQHLPGEQVGYSPLEQQRRLFMTLGLEPSEKGRKYMLEQTSKLEAVGLLQTSRLYIPENDDYIYEYELQPPLSPAEFFRTQHLTLLLRDKIGKFAVLSLRSGFSAVENGDAPYPAANKENISVPFYDIFELNTHVIDYELEQALSEVSTTAQRTGTNDAAEENSLNYADIILRFPRESVNRRHVEQLRFDHEQLGIVNYVVNKFNLSVQDVCRLLDEDDIFSPQGQLILDDLQHKASMQFRQTKKRHEQQTVQAAKVVALRQHMEEPERKEDSGEPPVEHGVQMEYYVEVPPQFMTKCDIHQYNMMLRNEPYTRLLQTFFPGAVPDNLIDIFEKIDLSYKLPGEVINVLIHYLMALLVSGGEQRINRNFVEAIASNMLLKQVNSYEKAVQYIRDQAKVKGKQAAGAAGTRTRTYGKGTKAKPEIPIVQDISTDGDAVSEEEFEEMMRFAQQMQASKQKGTS, encoded by the coding sequence ATGCGCATGAAGAATCTGCACCATTATACTGAACATCATCGCTACTGCGTATACAGGGAGTTTGGACTTAGCGCCCTGGATGACCGTATGCTTACAGGAGCATATCAGCCCATGGTAGGTGCTTTTGCGGTTGGCTTGTATCGGCTGTTGTTTCAGCATCTTCCCGGTGAACAGGTCGGTTATTCGCCGCTTGAACAGCAACGGAGGCTGTTCATGACGCTTGGCTTGGAGCCAAGTGAGAAGGGGCGCAAATATATGTTAGAGCAGACATCCAAGCTTGAGGCAGTGGGGCTACTTCAGACTTCACGGTTATATATACCGGAAAATGATGATTACATCTACGAATATGAGCTGCAACCGCCGCTCTCTCCGGCAGAGTTTTTCCGGACACAGCATTTGACACTGCTGCTTCGTGACAAGATAGGCAAATTCGCCGTCCTTTCCCTGCGTTCGGGTTTCTCGGCAGTGGAAAATGGGGACGCACCTTATCCGGCAGCCAATAAAGAGAATATTTCCGTTCCCTTTTACGATATATTTGAATTGAATACCCATGTGATTGATTACGAGTTGGAGCAGGCTTTGTCGGAAGTATCAACTACGGCTCAGCGGACAGGCACGAATGATGCAGCGGAAGAAAACAGTTTGAACTATGCCGACATTATTTTGCGTTTCCCGCGGGAGTCGGTCAATCGTCGTCATGTGGAACAATTGCGATTCGATCATGAACAACTGGGCATTGTAAATTATGTAGTGAACAAGTTTAATCTCAGTGTGCAGGATGTATGCCGACTCCTGGACGAAGATGATATCTTCAGCCCACAGGGCCAGCTGATTCTGGATGATCTTCAGCATAAGGCGAGCATGCAGTTCAGGCAGACCAAGAAGCGCCATGAGCAACAGACTGTACAGGCAGCCAAGGTCGTGGCACTGAGACAGCATATGGAGGAGCCTGAACGGAAAGAGGACTCTGGTGAACCACCTGTTGAGCATGGAGTGCAGATGGAATATTACGTCGAAGTACCTCCGCAATTTATGACCAAGTGTGATATTCATCAATACAATATGATGTTGCGGAATGAGCCGTATACGCGTCTGCTGCAGACGTTCTTCCCAGGTGCAGTACCAGACAATCTGATCGATATATTTGAGAAAATTGATCTGAGCTACAAGTTGCCTGGTGAAGTCATCAATGTATTGATTCATTATTTGATGGCATTGCTTGTATCCGGCGGAGAGCAGCGGATTAACCGTAACTTTGTTGAGGCAATCGCCTCCAACATGCTGCTTAAACAGGTAAACTCATATGAGAAAGCTGTTCAATATATTCGTGATCAGGCCAAGGTCAAAGGCAAACAGGCTGCTGGTGCAGCTGGAACCCGTACCCGTACATACGGCAAAGGAACCAAAGCCAAGCCCGAAATTCCGATTGTACAAGACATAAGCACCGATGGGGATGCCGTATCTGAGGAAGAGTTCGAAGAGATGATGAGATTTGCCCAGCAGATGCAGGCGAGTAAACAAAAAGGAACTTCTTAA
- a CDS encoding YuiB family protein produces the protein MQFIPVLVLMVLFFVMMFGIGFILNMLMKTTWFPSYLFIIVILPVVVYSLWDHSSSLMSHLGSFQLVDYMTGIAGLAGAVISGWTIQKLRLGGYRMF, from the coding sequence ATGCAATTTATACCTGTGTTGGTATTGATGGTATTATTTTTCGTTATGATGTTTGGTATCGGTTTCATTCTGAACATGCTGATGAAGACAACCTGGTTTCCTTCCTATCTGTTCATTATTGTAATTTTGCCTGTCGTCGTGTACTCTCTATGGGATCATTCGTCATCTCTGATGTCACATCTGGGTTCTTTCCAGCTTGTAGACTATATGACGGGCATCGCTGGACTGGCTGGTGCGGTAATCAGTGGCTGGACGATCCAGAAGTTGCGTTTGGGTGGGTACAGAATGTTTTAG
- a CDS encoding nucleoside deaminase, protein MDKHYQNLLLAFEEAEKARDEGTFSIGAIIVDADGSVVSRGRNRVFSSCDSTAHAEVDAIRKAGNVILHLESKKFIPKNELTLYTTCEPCPMCTGTIVLSLIKKVVWAANDKDIGAFKKFKELNSELPIYNDLFHDIEFVAAPYRDLELRQRKMLAEWNNSRGYTDNHWNDELVNEIVQ, encoded by the coding sequence ATGGACAAGCATTACCAAAACCTTCTGTTAGCTTTTGAAGAAGCAGAAAAGGCTAGAGATGAGGGTACTTTTTCTATCGGTGCAATTATTGTTGATGCAGATGGTTCAGTTGTAAGCCGAGGTAGGAACAGAGTTTTTTCAAGCTGTGATTCTACAGCTCACGCCGAAGTGGACGCTATAAGAAAAGCTGGAAATGTTATACTTCATCTTGAGAGCAAGAAATTCATTCCTAAGAACGAACTTACCTTATATACTACCTGTGAGCCTTGTCCCATGTGCACAGGTACAATCGTATTGTCTTTGATTAAAAAAGTGGTTTGGGCTGCAAATGATAAGGATATAGGTGCATTTAAAAAATTCAAGGAATTAAATAGCGAATTACCTATTTATAATGATTTGTTCCACGACATCGAGTTTGTTGCAGCCCCTTACAGAGATTTAGAATTGAGACAAAGAAAAATGTTAGCAGAATGGAACAACAGCCGTGGGTATACCGATAATCATTGGAATGATGAATTAGTAAATGAAATTGTTCAATAA
- a CDS encoding cyanophycinase, producing MKTHYYFSWFNHFFPEKLVHYLQEDIQERKSLVMISADPSGYTDEQINMDDISEWTWLNQANIIFDEYHFIDYRMQKEDAQRFIQNASVIFLCGGYPVLQNDFLLDYELSNAIKNSNAVILGASAGALNMAAKWLSLNNTDEVETSIIYDGIGFDHFAYESHSQRDYATFVQGYLFPLSEEIDVYAAEQESAIRVKDGKIETMGPVYLISHSKIQKLVETL from the coding sequence TTGAAAACTCACTACTATTTCAGTTGGTTTAATCATTTCTTTCCTGAGAAGCTGGTCCATTATTTGCAGGAGGATATACAAGAGAGAAAATCGCTTGTTATGATTAGTGCTGATCCGTCTGGTTATACAGATGAGCAAATTAACATGGATGATATTTCTGAATGGACCTGGTTGAATCAGGCTAACATTATTTTTGATGAATATCATTTCATTGATTACCGCATGCAGAAAGAAGATGCTCAGCGATTCATTCAGAACGCTTCTGTCATTTTTTTATGCGGTGGATATCCTGTTCTGCAGAACGATTTTTTGTTGGATTATGAATTATCGAATGCGATTAAGAATAGCAATGCCGTTATCCTGGGGGCCAGCGCCGGTGCGTTAAACATGGCTGCAAAATGGTTAAGCTTGAATAACACTGATGAAGTTGAAACAAGTATTATTTATGATGGTATTGGCTTTGATCATTTTGCCTACGAATCTCATTCTCAACGCGATTACGCCACGTTTGTTCAAGGCTACCTGTTCCCCTTGTCTGAAGAGATTGATGTTTATGCGGCAGAACAGGAGAGCGCTATACGTGTAAAGGACGGAAAAATAGAAACAATGGGTCCTGTATATTTAATTTCCCACTCAAAGATTCAGAAGTTGGTTGAGACGCTCTAA
- a CDS encoding RNA polymerase sigma factor produces the protein MSGAHDTKPVYPDKQESITNFENTYELYRQRICNYFSLKLNPMVADDLTQQVFLKAVENLHRFQGKSNLFTWIFKIAQNTVKNEYRRLSRKKETPFDFTGYESQSISLEFTKYVDFRIDIGVALKKLNETDQEIIALRFFVDCTLLEISKIVGMRESAVKNRLYRALEKLKKELKEWGGVTIMSIQDLISIVNKGENEGLNNTPNKVHHDLFNELSDHIERISLKYNYHPSRKVTIEVYPDMPSFHQAVGEADAPNWFMGTYEGSILKIVSPLNPGPEHTYQSILKGTVHLFTMWLISEINPKAPKWIRQGIGGYEAKGMTQDFIEGSTEESIHNLEIPTFEQLDNDTWEFETMKGFQFSFLFVEFVVQQYGIDQLNKLIRNPQDFNGIFQCSEKELHQKMVEFISK, from the coding sequence ATGTCAGGAGCTCATGACACAAAACCTGTTTATCCGGATAAACAGGAAAGTATCACTAACTTTGAAAACACTTATGAGCTGTATCGTCAAAGAATTTGCAACTACTTTTCCCTGAAATTGAACCCGATGGTTGCAGATGATTTGACTCAACAGGTGTTTTTAAAAGCAGTCGAGAATCTTCACCGATTCCAAGGGAAATCAAATTTATTCACGTGGATATTCAAGATTGCTCAGAATACAGTGAAAAACGAATATCGAAGATTATCGCGAAAAAAAGAAACGCCGTTTGATTTTACGGGATATGAATCACAGTCGATCTCCCTTGAATTTACGAAGTATGTTGATTTTCGAATTGATATCGGAGTTGCGCTGAAAAAGTTAAATGAAACCGACCAGGAAATCATTGCATTACGCTTTTTTGTGGACTGTACATTGCTTGAAATTTCTAAGATTGTAGGGATGCGTGAGAGTGCAGTCAAGAACAGACTCTATAGAGCTTTGGAAAAACTTAAAAAGGAACTGAAAGAATGGGGAGGCGTTACGATCATGTCTATTCAAGATTTGATTTCAATTGTTAATAAGGGTGAAAACGAGGGATTGAACAATACGCCTAATAAAGTACACCATGATTTGTTCAATGAACTAAGTGATCATATTGAACGAATCTCGTTAAAGTACAATTATCATCCATCGCGAAAAGTAACGATTGAAGTATATCCTGATATGCCATCGTTTCACCAAGCGGTCGGAGAGGCAGATGCTCCGAATTGGTTCATGGGTACCTATGAAGGGAGTATTCTTAAAATTGTATCTCCATTAAATCCAGGACCGGAGCATACCTATCAATCGATTCTTAAAGGTACGGTTCACTTGTTCACCATGTGGCTAATAAGTGAAATCAATCCGAAGGCTCCGAAATGGATAAGGCAAGGAATTGGTGGATATGAAGCCAAGGGGATGACTCAGGACTTTATTGAAGGTTCAACAGAAGAGTCTATTCACAATTTAGAGATCCCAACGTTCGAACAATTAGATAATGATACCTGGGAATTCGAAACGATGAAGGGTTTTCAGTTTTCGTTCCTATTTGTGGAGTTTGTTGTTCAACAATATGGAATAGACCAGTTAAACAAATTGATCCGTAACCCCCAGGATTTTAATGGTATCTTTCAATGTTCCGAGAAGGAATTGCATCAGAAGATGGTAGAGTTTATAAGTAAATGA